The Plasmodium yoelii strain 17X genome assembly, chromosome: 8 genome includes a region encoding these proteins:
- a CDS encoding transcription elongation factor 1, putative encodes MARSKVKKVKPRKKKPIKLDKQFNCPFCSYKKSVDIKMYRSRGIGELNCLKCGVKYVSQITNLDECIDVYSEWVDKCLDANKKGCAELLYNDDISLLNNFAE; translated from the exons ATGGCTCGAAGCAAAGTTAAAAAAGTAAAAccacgaaaaaaaaaaccaatAAAACTTGATAAACAATTCAATTGCCCTTTTTGcagttataaaaaatcagTGGATATTAAAAT GTATAGATCTAGAGGAATAGGAGAATTGAATTGTTTGAAATGTGGAGTAAAATATGTTAGTCAAATTACAAATTTAGATGAATGTATTGATGTATATAGTGAATGGGTAGATAAGTGTTTAGACGCAAACAAAAAAGGATGTGCTGAACTTTTGtataatgatgatataagcttattaaataattttgcagaataa
- a CDS encoding apicomplexan amino acid transporter ApiAT2, putative, giving the protein MTNKADEEISEMKYENEQMNDLKINRWIVLVIYSIVASIGTFVHGGFSGWQPIIYKSGAFSELCKQGDVIESFKVDENNIYETCGNRDAAVNNLFTISFFVHFFLSSISGYVLDTFGERVCFLWGQSILALGFILLSIIKHSYAWYAFFVCLGISADLSFIPLLKISKYFNKKESLVFGILGSARSTGFGIGLLLKIAFFYTFNFKTNDFYILCIFYLLTCSLFSFMVGLFIVPKKYNKVSKIGSEIATGSSHTDKKPKVDMINDIDKIEMGNKNNNLSNSNKDGLFEKIKLLWGHKKKWEYLITTFICSSSMIKFDYFMKTNRSIFIWNNNDLTTIFSIATILSFIPTPLFGYLAGKFGSVYSIITNNTFGSLAYLLILFDSVYCRMAAIFLFFLYISFLFSCFYCYVDEKYSKEHFGKLCGIMFAVSALFLFLNFYLTYLTNVVYINMGEKKYFPVAYGLNVLGIIALLSCIYLKVSEIREKRASNEA; this is encoded by the coding sequence atgacaAATAAAGCGGATGAAGAAATTTCAGAAATGAAATATGAAAATGAGCAAATGAATGATTTGAAAATTAATAGATGGATTGTTTTAGTAATATATTCGATTGTTGCTTCAATAGGAACTTTTGTACATGGGGGTTTTAGTGGATGGCAACCAATTATTTACAAAAGTGGAGCATTTAGTGAATTATGTAAACAAGGAGATGTAATAGAATCATTTAAAGTTGATGagaataatatttatgaaaCATGTGGTAATCGAGATGCAgctgtaaataatttattcacaatatcattttttgttcatttttttttatcatcaatTAGTGGATATGTATTAGATACATTTGGAGAAAGAGTATGTTTTTTATGGGGACAATCCATATTAGCATTAgggtttatattattaagcATAATTAAACATTCATATGCTTGGTATGCTTTTTTTGTATGTTTGGGTATATCAGCtgatttatcatttattccattattaaaaatatctaaatattttaacaaaaaagaaTCATTAGTATTTGGAATATTAGGATCTGCTAGATCTACTGGATTTGGAATTGGactattattaaaaattgcatttttttatacttttaattttaaaactaatgatttttatattttatgtatattttatttacttaCTTGTagtttattttcatttatggTTGGGTTATTTATTGtaccaaaaaaatataataaagtttCAAAAATAGGTAGCGAAATTGCTACTGGATCATCTCATACAGATAAGAAACCAAAAGTAGATATGATAAATGATATAGATAAAATTGAAATGggtaacaaaaataataatttaagtaACAGTAATAAAGATggtttatttgaaaaaatcaAACTTTTATGGggtcataaaaaaaaatgggaataTTTAATAACAACATTTATTTGCAGTAGTAGTATGATCAAATTtgattattttatgaaaacaAACAgatcaatatttatatggaataataatgatttaacaacaatattttctatagccacaattttatcatttataccGACTCCATTATTTGGATATTTAGCAGGAAAGTTTGGATCAgtatatagtattataaCTAATAACACATTTGGATCATTAGcttatttgttaatattatttgattCAGTATATTGTCGAATGGCtgcaatatttttattctttttgtatatatcatttttattttcatgcTTTTATTGTTATGTTgatgaaaaatattcaaaagaACATTTTGGAAAATTATGTGGAATTATGTTTGCAGTTAGTgcactatttttatttttgaatttttatctgacatatttaacaaatgttgtatatattaatatgggagaaaaaaaatattttccagTTGCTTATGGCTTAAACGTCCTTGGAATTATTGCCTTATTATCTTGTATATACTTAAAGGTTTCAGAAATACGAGAAAAGAGGGCATCAAATGAAGCTTAA
- a CDS encoding type II NADH:ubiquinone oxidoreductase, putative encodes MILSVKNSKIKGIYRSVSNFCNLNKIKNVNYINKKREKVVILGSGWGGIHFLLNIDFQKYDVTLISPRNYFTFTPLLPCLCSGTLNVDACSENIETLLKKNKISGKYLKLECTDIVYKDKYIKCKDNVNNNEIKINYDYLVISVGAKTNSFNIKGVDKYAFYIKDIIDALKIRTKFISNLEACIKGIKAGAVTNTITNDSSSSISDSSSSIGDSSSSIGDSSSSISDDLAKKMLHIVVVGGGPTGVEVAAELADFVNKDIKNKYKEIYKYISISIIEGGNNLLPTFTQNISKFTEKIFKNKLNINVYTNYHVIEIDENNFYIKSSINKNEEHKKIPYGIIIWASGLAQTPLINNFIKKIPEQENNKNLKVNQYLQIIGIKPNNIYAIGDCKQISPINSHEHVNEIINCLGNSKITSDVLKQKSKELSNIFPQLSDTKWDYNKNKKSEMSIKELQEYLFMIDKNYKSPPPTAQNAKQEAFYLSNIFNNYLYNSNSNGNTIPPFIEKWKGSLAYVGNHQVVAHLPFYEIKGGPFSFTFWKIVYMQMLLTWKSRINFIFSFLRTKIYGRPFI; translated from the coding sequence ATGATATTGAGTGtgaaaaattcaaaaatcaAGGGAATATATAGATCCGTGTCAAATTTTtgcaatttaaataaaataaaaaatgtaaattatataaataaaaaaagagaaaaagtTGTTATTTTAGGATCCGGATGGGGTggtattcattttttattaaatattgattttcaaaaatatgaTGTAACATTAATATCACCAAGAAATTATTTTACTTTCACTCCTTTATTACCTTGCTTATGTAGTGGAACGTTAAATGTAGATGCATGTTCAGAAAATATTGaaacattattaaaaaaaaataaaatatctggaaaatatttaaaactaGAATGTACAGATATAGTATAtaaagataaatatataaaatgtaaagacaatgtaaataataatgaaattaaaataaattatgattaTTTAGTTATTTCAGTTGGAGCCAAAACaaattcttttaatattaaaggGGTAGATAAATatgcattttatattaaagatataattgATGCTTTAAAAATACGGacaaaatttatttcaaattTAGAAGCATGTATAAAGGGGATAAAAGCAGGCGCAGTCACAAACACAATCACTAATGATAGTAGCAGTAGCATAAGCGATAGTAGCAGTAGCATAGGCGATAGTAGCAGTAGCATAGGCGATAGTAGCAGTAGCATAAGCGACGATTTGGCAAAAAAGATGCTACATATAGTTGTTGTTGGGGGTGGACCAACCGGAGTTGAGGTTGCAGCTGAATTGGCAGATTTTgtaaataaagatattaaaaataaatataaagaaatatataaatatatatctattaGTATTATTGAAGGAGGAAATAATTTACTTCCAACATTTACACAgaatatatcaaaatttacagaaaaaatttttaaaaacaaattaaatataaatgtgtaTACAAATTATCATGTAATTGAaatagatgaaaataatttttatataaaatcaagtataaataaaaatgaagaacataaaaaaataccatatggaataataatatgggCTAGTGGTTTGGCTCAAACAccattaataaataattttataaaaaaaatacctgAACaagaaaataacaaaaatttaaaagttAATCAATATTTACAAATAATTGGAATCAAACCAAATAACATTTATGCAATAGGAGATTGTAAACAAATTAGTCCTATTAATTCTCATGAGCATGTTAATgaaattattaattgtttaGGAAATTCAAAAATTACATCAGATGTGTTAAAACAAAAATCGAAAGAgttatcaaatatatttcctCAACTTAGTGACACAAAATgggattataataaaaataaaaaatcagaAATGTCAATAAAAGAATTAcaagaatatttatttatgattgataaaaattataaatcaCCTCCACCAACAGCTCAAAATGCTAAACAAGAAgctttttatttatcaaatatattcaacaattatttatacaataGCAATAGCAATGGCAATACAATACCACCATTTATTGAAAAGTGGAAAGGTTCGTTAGCATATGTAGGAAATCACCAAGTGGTTGCTCATTTACCATTTTATGAAATTAAAGGGGGTCCCTTTTCTTTTACATTTTGGAAAATTGTTTATATGCAAATGCTATTAACTTGGAAATCACGTATTAACTTTATCTTTAGCTTTTTACGAACAAAAATTTATGGTAGGCCATTTATCTGA
- a CDS encoding BSD-domain protein, putative: MYSLWKELSSQVKKKAENISTIINEININNVDIDLNDGNNNTDSISLKTSINNKLNEINNKYILNATESPEFIYYNNKIVNGINNFKKIVSDIYHEKINTTTDGSENVNSHNINSDNIHSHSSNSILNDCKIYLSRVVPWKKGDIMVSKIYRKKYCESCPIKLPDNKINQIIYEQVSKLNKDKNKIIYTNILQNYNFNWEKKKIQSEEILKQDINLLETKNYIVPAYMNELAFWKSYYFNIDIIYNELADYIYQNKQTIFEEYIQEEEFVYPPKCSEQKNSYDASHFGIRCDNVEDQRNNFPNKNNLVTFSYSASSSFIRGFDEAYAESKRISEKSDSTELMNIKLNEVENNECVTLDSKHDYSIEPTEFSNSQEKLTKHDDMIDENNASFNDQPSKMPINSDGENNASFNDKINKMPINSDSEEVLFHFNQPHKNHSPAKFDNYDKFDKFDKFDNYDKFDNYDKFDNYDKFDKFDKFDNYDKFDNYDKFDKFDKFDNYDSPDLKTKNETDPILNFPKDSDKIIEKYKEINIDDINFVDLNFGDDINKFDAKELEQFEKDLLNF; encoded by the coding sequence ATGTATTCGTTGTGGAAAGAATTAAGCAGTcaggtaaaaaaaaaagcagaAAATATAAGCACaattataaatgaaataaatataaacaatgtGGATATCGATTTGAACGATGGGAATAATAATACAGATTCTATAAGTTTAAAAACAAGCATTAATAATAAACTAAATgagataaataataaatatatattgaatGCAACTGAATCTCcagaatttatttattataataataaaatagtaaatggtattaataattttaaaaaaatagttaGTGATATATAtcatgaaaaaataaatacaactACCGATGGAAGTGAAAATGTAAATTCGCATAATATCAATTCGGATAATATACATTCTCACAGTTCAAATTCGATCTTAAATGattgcaaaatatatttatccaGAGTTGTTCCATGGAAAAAAGGAGATATTATGGTCTCTAAAATTtacagaaaaaaatattgtgaGTCTTGCCCTATAAAACTAcctgataataaaattaaccaaataatttatgaacaagtatcaaaattaaataaagataaaaataaaattatttatactaACATATTAcagaattataattttaattgggaaaaaaaaaaaatacaaagtGAAGAAATTCTTAAACaagatataaatttattagaaacaaaaaattatattgttCCTGCATATATGAATGAACTAGCATTTTGGAAatcttattattttaatatagatattatatataatgaattagcagattatatttatcaaaataagCAAACTATTTTTGAAGAGTATATTCAAGAGGAAGAATTTGTTTATCCTCCAAAATGTAGCGAACAAAAAAACAGTTACGACGCGTCTCATTTTGGCATTAGATGTGATAATGTAGAGGACCAACGAAATAATTttccaaataaaaataatttagtaACTTTTTCTTATTCTGCATCTTCCTCCTTTATTAGAGGCTTTGATGAGGCATATGCTGAAAGTAAAAGAATTTCGGAAAAATCTGATTCTACAgaattaatgaatataaaattaaatgaagTGGAGAATAATGAATGTGTAACTTTAGATTCTAAACATGATTATAGTATTGAACCAACTGAATTCTCAAACTCTCAAGAAAAATTAACTAAACATGATGATATgattgatgaaaataatgcaTCTTTTAATGATCAACCAAGTAAAATGCCGATCAATAGTGATGGTGAAAATAATGCATCttttaatgataaaataaacaaaatgccGATAAATAGTGATAGTGAAGAagttctttttcattttaatcAACCACACAAAAATCACAGTCCTGCCAAGTTTGACAATTATGACAAGTTTGACAAGTTTGACAAGTTTGACAATTATGACAAGTTTGACAATTATGACAAGTTTGACAATTATGACAAGTTTGACAAGTTTGACAAGTTTGACAATTATGACAAGTTTGACAATTATGACAAGTTTGACAAGTTTGACAAGTTTGACAATTATGACAGTCCTGacttaaaaacaaaaaacgAAACAGATCCGATTTTAAATTTCCCAAAAGATTCAGATAAGATTATTGAAAAATacaaagaaataaatatagatgaCATAAATTTTGTTGACTTAAATTTTGgtgatgatataaataaatttgatgCCAAAGAGTTGGAACAATTTGAAAAAGATCTcttgaatttttaa
- a CDS encoding GINS complex subunit Psf3, putative: protein MNEDVLKNIKINNNFLEFEEIIKDINTPFSFIDLVEIPCVPLADIYGLSLLSNEAYLEYKNGIREDKLKTDDEIVLSLFFAVKLYKKNIIKIKFPSYYDIIETLKFDPVSVTIGLFNQFYFETAYELCNILPTNEWPSTNFYDILRKAEKTRIHFLINNKKKLNAYFLEGLTNKEKKIYKYFIEGTSKERERMNKETTLFYFYEKEK from the coding sequence ATGAATGAAGACgtattgaaaaatataaaaatcaataataattttttagagtttgaagaaataataaaagatataaatacCCCTTTTAGTTTTATTGATTTAGTTGAAATTCCATGTGTACCTTTAGCTGATATATATGGATTATCATTACTTAGTAATGAAGCAtatttagaatataaaaatggaatacGAGAAGATAAGTTAAAGACAGATGATGAAATcgtattatcattattttttgctgtaaaattatataaaaaaaatattataaaaattaaatttccTTCTTATTATGATATAATCGAAACCTTAAAATTTGATCCAGTTTCAGTAACAATTGGATTGTTTAaccaattttattttgaaacGGCATATGAACTATGTAATATATTACCTACTAATGAATGGCCATCaactaatttttatgatatattaaGAAAAGCGGAAAAAACAagaatacattttttaataaataataaaaaaaaattaaatgcttATTTCTTAGAAGGCCTTACaaacaaagaaaaaaaaatttataaatattttattgaaGGTACTTCCAAAGAAAGGGAAAGAATGAATAAAGAAACAacacttttttatttttatgaaaaagaaaaatga